The Anguilla rostrata isolate EN2019 chromosome 1, ASM1855537v3, whole genome shotgun sequence nucleotide sequence AGTGTTCGTTCTCTCCTCTTATAACTACAGGACGTAAAATAGTCAGCGGCTTGCTGGCATATGCATTGCAGCATTTCTAGCATATTGGTGTAATGAGATTCTTATTTTCCAGACCACAAACTGGACACTCCACTCTTGAACTCCACAGAACCTCAAACTCCAGAAGGTGGAAGCACCATAAAGGCCTCTCTGGCAAACTGCTTTATTAGCATGCTAGCGGTGAGCCTCCTAGGGACAGTCTCACAAGTTTATCTTGAGTTATGTTGGGTTGTATGTCTTTTCATACAGCATAGTGTTGTTCAATTTCCTTGTAACTAAAATTGCAGCCTTTTAACATTGCTAAATCTGCCTATTCGTGGTTACTGTGGACTCGTATTTTGTTAGGATactgttttccctttttctgtGCATCCAAAGTGCATGGTTTGCTTAAACGCTGATCAGGGTGTGCATCTTTGCAAGTACAAATTGGCCTCATACATGTGATTTCGAGACATCATTAATGGGTTGCACACTGAGCATATTGACGGTTTCGCTAGTCGGATGTGCAGCTGCTCTGGGAGAGCTGTTACCAATCAGTGTCCAGATTAATCCAGATGGTGTTATTTCAATGAGTTCAAATAACAGGTTCCTCCTTGGCACAGCTATTAGTTACTGTAACCAGAgctacatattttttcagttgctGGTATGACGCAGGTATAAGAATAACAAGATCCCCGGATTAGCGGTACATTTACCACCTAGGATAGAAGAACTTGGTGTCAGAGAACACTTAGATGAATGCCTGCCATCAGTGGATACTCTCACTCTCCAGGGTACAGGGTCTTTCTGCCTATTATTTCATATGAGCCTTCCCCAGTCAATGTGTGCATATACAAAACCCATATTCAGAAATGAACAGGTTACaggttttgaaaaatattttgaaaacttGTTTTCCTCCAAGACCATACCTTCAAAACCTCGGACTATGAAATGCTGGGCCCACTGCACTTTCTCTGCTCCGATCTTCTGCAGCACATAGAGATTCTGTAAGGTGAAAGGTGAGATGGTGAAATGAAATCATTGCCACTGCCTTAAAGCACTGACAAGGTCTATAGTATGTGTGAGCATGGGAGTACAACCAAAATTATTAATCTGCTCAATTCCTTTGCTGCACCAACAACATCATGACTGTCCTTTAACTGCCTTTATCACTGTGGGTGTGTCTCATGGTCCTATGATCTTGTTATTGTCTAGCAGTGTCTCTTAGATGTCACGCACTTGCAGGGGTTGGATCCCAGAAGCAATGATGTCAGAGATCATTCGCACTTGCGCACGCTTTTTGGGATCGGTGGGGAGCAGCTGAGGGCTTGGCCTGGTCTCTTCAATATACTGGATAATGGCCAGCTAAGGACAAAAAGACAGCACATGATCTGACAGTTCTGTGCTGACCCTGTTATTGGAACAACTATAACAacaaaagaacaacaacagTTTAACCATTAGTCAACTGAATGCATTCCACTGTACTAATAGTCATTTCGAACACTTGGTAAAACAGGGTTGGAGGCTAGCATCAGATTCCAgtaatatattcattttgtaCAAGTAATGAACTAAatggttgggaaaaaaaagatgctaAATACTTCGTGAATAAATCCAGGAGTTTCACTTGAGTTCAGGTTACAATATCGCATTTTGGTGTCGCTGAAAGGACTTAGAATTATGTCCCATCTATCATCAACACATTTATACTGAAATATCTTCCAAAACAGTCACATACAGAACCCAGTATTAGAAATGCAACCATCTCAGTCATTGGACAGAATAAAGCaagtaaacttttaaaaatctaggtTAATGACAGCAAGTTTTAAATAAGGCAAGCATTATGCCTACAGTCAATACTTACCGATTGCGACAGGGTAACGCCATCAATTGTAACCGCTGGCACTTGTTGCATGGGGTTTATTTCCTTGTATTGGCTAGTTAGCTAAAAATTTAAGCAAAGATATTGGATTTCTTATGGGTATAAGTGAATGCAAACAATTAACCCGCTAATTtatcatgcattttaaatattggaCAATGTTACCTGTTGGCCTCCATCCTTGATTAGATTAACGGGGACTTGGTCGTATTCAATGCCCTTAAGAGCTAAAGCTGGGGAGGACAAAAATATGCCAAAAGATACAAGaccgttttaaaataaaaaagtagaaaTCAGTTCAATAAGCATAGTGAACACAGTCAGGCTTCATACATACACGGGGCATCGAggcataaaatgttttaattatttcaggtctactttcagaagaaaaaaagtaccTACCAATTCTAACTCTCCAAGAACACGAGCTTCTGAAATATCCATGGAGAACGGgctataaaaacaaacaataacaaatattaaatactaTCCTCCGTGTagttacagttacatttacatcGGATTACAGTTACCTTAGTTTGAAAAGCCATTGCGTCTAAATGCAAAACCCCAGAacaaggtacaaaaaaaaaatagaagaaaaaaacctttttctggCAACCAATGAAATGCTTCTCCAAAAATCCTCCTCCTCGATAATGCAATGTCATATGACAAAGCCTTTCGGTAACTAGTCCTTCGAACCAGCATTGGAATATCATTGTACCTGGCTAGCTAACGATCAGGGGCAACGGGCATAAGCGAGTGAACTTTAATCCAGTTGAATTTCATTCAGTTACAAATACGTGTATGCATGAAAACTAGACGAATTCCCACTTCGTAAAATACACCCCCGAAGTCCAGATGTGGCTCATGTTGCAGCACAGGCACGTCATTATTAGACAACTACAGTGagtaatgtattttatttctttattaaaagTAGAATCATAAAAAGTAATCGCACTACCTTCATTAGGCAAGAGAGTGAAACATGCATCGCGCAGTGATGCTTGAAGTTGAAACCTCAGTATGATTTTCCCATAACGTTGGCCCAGATACGGCGCTGCcctgaaatgcaaaacacaatATCTATTTTAGATTTTACACACAGTCACGGTTTCACACCACGGTACGTCCAAACTTCAAATTTATGTAGCGTATGGAGACATTTAGCGGTAGCAAGCGCCTCAAATTTCAGTAACATAAAACAGGACCATCTGATCAGCATAAGACAGTTTGAAACTCGTCTTCTTCTTTTATATTTGGTATATGTGCACCCGATAGTGCATTACTGCCCCCCACTGTTCAGATCCAGAATGACGATCCCATTTGATTCTAGGATACAGTCCACAGTTCTATGATACAGCCATGTCCAGCGTAAAAATTAAGAATCCGTTTCTGGACTGTTTGCCAAttctttccatttcaatttaactgaaaatgaagacaTGCCTACTTCTGAGATCTCTTTAAATAATTCCCTTCTCTGTTCACTATATTTGTGACAATCTAACAAAACATGCTTTACGGTTTCTAGACTACCACACTTATAGTCCATCAGGGTGTTTTCCAATAGCTTTCAACCCACTCTCCAACCCACAATGGCCGATTTTCAGTCGTCTAATTAATTTCACTGATTCAGTTCAGTCTGTCCCATAATAAACAGATCCTTTCTTGACATATGTTTTAATTGAGTAAAAGTGTATCCTTCTCTTATCTGTTTCCCATTGCCTTTGCCACTCCTACTCAACACTCTTTTAAAACCACTATACTCCATTTTCCCCAAAAGATATACTGACAACTTTATCTGCCATATCATTTCCTTTTATGTCGTTGTGGAAAAGCTCAACTGCACACTCTTAATGCCTTCGTCTGGATTATCACTCATGATTGTAAAACTGATGCAATACCACCATATCTTTGGCATTTAAAGCATCTAAGAGGCCTCTCATACTCCTTCACTGGGAAAAACATACATCCCAAAAAAACTGTCTTGGGCAAAACTTTGCTCTCCCCCTTGACTTTTAAGGCAAGTGGCTTTAATTAGACATAGGATCAGAATCAGAGACATGAATGCAGACATTGCTCCATATATGACTCCTTTGACACTAGGTTTGCCACCTGGAATAAATGCCCCACAGTGTTTGAGCAAGAACCACTTCACCTCTATCTTTCCTCACAGTTTTGGATTGgattaattaatttacatcCTATTCCCCCCTCTTAGTTGGCCTGTCACCCTGGAGACCCTTTCCcattctttctcttcctccattCTCAGAGGTGGCTTAACTTCAAGCTCTATTCTTAAAATCAAATTATAGCTACTACTAGGAGTAATTTATAGTggaatcaaaaaagaaaataaataaataaacaaaggtgTTAAACAACGGCTCAAAGGAATTGTAATTCAGCAAACTCGCATCGTTAACCAATCTCCACAGTTAAATTCTGCTCTGCAGAAGCATTTGGCTGGGCTGTTTGTCACGTGACAAAACATGTGATATTAGTCCGTTCTGCtgcttgtgaagaaaataatttaattagttaattaatttaGTACAGAGGTCGAAGAACCATGCATATATAGCTGCAAACATAAACATAGtatgcttttacatttttatttgattaatcaTTACCTAACTTTGATCTTAACTGAGCAACGATAGTGTGCGCCAGTGAAGGACATCATATGAACCAATAAATTTAGGAAAGATGACAAAAGGCTTACCCAATGGAAGACGAAAACTCGGCcataatacatttgtatttccaATGGTTTCTGAGCAAAGGCGGGATTTACCGCTGTATTCAACCTGATAGGTCAATAGGGATTAAA carries:
- the gstz1 gene encoding maleylacetoacetate isomerase isoform X2 — its product is MHVSLSCLMKPVLHGYFRSSCSWRVRIALALKGIEYDQVPVNLIKDGGQQLTSQYKEINPMQQVPAVTIDGVTLSQSLAIIQYIEETRPSPQLLPTDPKKRAQVRMISDIIASGIQPLQNLYVLQKIGAEKVQWAQHFIVRGFEALEPLLKQTAGRYCVGDEISMADICLVPQVYNAERFKVDVSQFPTIKRLNQTLLEIDAFKESHPSCQPDTPSDLKS
- the gstz1 gene encoding maleylacetoacetate isomerase isoform X1; translated protein: MIFQCWFEGLVTERLCHMTLHYRGGGFLEKHFIGCQKKVFFFYFFFVPCSGVLHLDAMAFQTKPVLHGYFRSSCSWRVRIALALKGIEYDQVPVNLIKDGGQQLTSQYKEINPMQQVPAVTIDGVTLSQSLAIIQYIEETRPSPQLLPTDPKKRAQVRMISDIIASGIQPLQNLYVLQKIGAEKVQWAQHFIVRGFEALEPLLKQTAGRYCVGDEISMADICLVPQVYNAERFKVDVSQFPTIKRLNQTLLEIDAFKESHPSCQPDTPSDLKS